One Desulfovibrio aminophilus DSM 12254 DNA segment encodes these proteins:
- a CDS encoding metal-sensitive transcriptional regulator, giving the protein MSGGVNDCESLRQDVLARMRRIEGQVRGVAGMVEQGKPCAEILVQMRAVRSALRAANGVILRRALLDCSGALEDRDPEKLMLLLSDFVDY; this is encoded by the coding sequence ATGAGCGGCGGCGTGAACGATTGCGAAAGCCTGCGCCAGGACGTGCTGGCCCGCATGCGGCGCATCGAGGGCCAGGTCCGGGGCGTGGCGGGCATGGTCGAGCAGGGCAAACCGTGCGCCGAGATTCTCGTCCAGATGCGCGCCGTGCGCTCGGCCTTGCGCGCGGCCAACGGCGTGATCCTGCGGCGCGCCCTGCTGGACTGCTCCGGCGCCCTGGAGGACCGGGATCCCGAAAAGCTCATGCTGCTTCTCTCCGATTTCGTGGACTACTGA